In one Oryza glaberrima chromosome 2, OglaRS2, whole genome shotgun sequence genomic region, the following are encoded:
- the LOC127761198 gene encoding bidirectional sugar transporter SWEET15, translating into MAFMSMERSTWAFTFGILGNLISLMVFLSPLPTFYRVYRKKSTEGFQSTPYVVTLFSCMLWMYYAFVKSGAELLVTINGVGCVIETVYLAMYLAYAPKSARMLTVKMLLGLNIGLFGVIALVTLLLSRGELRVHVLGWICVAVSLSVFAAPLSIIRLVIRTKSVEFMPFSLSFFLVLSAVIWFLYGLLKKDVFVALPNVLGFVFGVAQMALYMAYRSKKPLVASSSSAAVAAGLEIKLPEHVKEVQAVAKGAVAAAPEGRISCGAEVHPIDDVMPPEVVEVKVDDEETNRTDEMAGDGDHAMVRTEQIIKPDMAIVVEV; encoded by the exons ATGGCCTTCATGTCCATGGAACGCAGCACTTGGGCCTTCACCTTTGGCATCTTAG GTAACTTAATCTCACTAATGGTATTCCTTTCGCCACT GCCGACGTTCTACCGGGTGTACCGGAAGAAGTCGACGGAGGGGTTCCAGTCGACGCCGTACGTGGTGACGCTCTTCAGCTGCATGCTGTGGATGTACTACGCGTTCGTCAAGTCCGGCGCCGAGCTGCTGGTCACCATCAATGGTGTGGGGTGCGTCATCGAGACCGTCTACCTCGCCATGTACCTCGCCTACGCCCCCAAGAGCGCCAGGATGCTCACAGTGAAGATGCTGCTCGGCCTCAACATCGGCCTCTTCGGCGTCATCGCGCTCGTCACGCTGCTGCTCTCCCGCGGCGAGCTCCGCGTCCACGTCCTCGGCTGGATCTGCGTCGCCGTCTCGCTCAGCGTCTTCGCCGCTCCCTTGAGCATCATC AGGCTGGTGATCCGGACCAAGAGCGTGGAGTTCATGCCATTCTCGCTATCCTTCTTCCTGGTGCTTAGCGCGGTGATCTGGTTCTTGTACGGGCTGCTCAAGAAGGACGTGTTCGTGGCGCTGCCCAACGTGCTGGGCTTCGTGTTCGGCGTGGCGCAGATGGCGCTGTACATGGCGTACCGGAGCAAGAAGCCActggtggcgtcgtcgtcgtccgccgcggtggcggccgggctGGAGATCAAGCTGCCGGAGCATGTCAAGGAGGTGCAGGCCGTCGCCAAgggcgccgtcgcggcggcgccggagggcAGGATCAGCTGCGGCGCGGAGGTGCACCCCATCGACGACGTGATGCCcccggaggtggtggaggtgaaggtGGATGACGAGGAGACGAACCGTACGGACGAGATGGCCGGTGACGGCGATCACGCCATGGTCAGAACGGAGCAGATCATCAAGCCTGACATGGCCATTGTTGTGGAAGTGTAG